Proteins encoded within one genomic window of Dyadobacter chenhuakuii:
- a CDS encoding acyl-CoA carboxylase subunit beta produces MTSQESLPHLIQVLQEKFEQVKLGGGQKKIEAQHKKGKLTARERIAYLVDTDSYFLEIGAFTADGMYADEGGCPSGGVVAGIGYVSGKQCMIVANDATVKAGAWFPIAAKKNLRAQEIAMENRLPVIYLVDSAGVYLPMQAEVFADKEHFGRIFRNNAQMSAMGIVQISAIMGSCVAGGAYLPIMSDEAFIVEGTGSVYLAGPYLVKSSIGEDVDSESLGGASMHCEISGVTDNKFPDDKSCLDAIKRHIDKIGRPASAGFDKKPTMQPKRNPEEIYTLLPTDRLKPYDMRHILECIVDDSELAEYKPDYGKTLICAYTRVDGWAVGIVANQRKMVKSGKGEMQMGGVIYGESADKAARFIMNCNQKKIPLIFFHDVTGFMVGSRAEQGGIIKDGAKMVNAVANSVVPKFTFIVGNSYGAGNYAMCGKAYDPRLIFAWPTAQMAVMSGATAAKTLLQVQTATLKAKGETITPEAEKALLDEITDRYNQELSPYYAAARLWVDGIIDPVETRKIISIGIAAADQAPIEKPFNVGVMQV; encoded by the coding sequence ATGACCAGTCAAGAAAGTCTTCCCCATTTGATCCAGGTTCTTCAAGAAAAATTCGAGCAGGTAAAACTCGGCGGCGGTCAGAAGAAAATCGAGGCCCAGCATAAAAAAGGCAAGCTCACAGCGCGCGAACGCATTGCTTACCTGGTAGATACGGATTCTTATTTTCTGGAAATCGGTGCATTCACTGCGGATGGCATGTATGCCGATGAAGGCGGTTGCCCATCCGGTGGCGTGGTTGCTGGAATTGGTTATGTTTCGGGAAAACAATGTATGATCGTGGCCAATGATGCCACGGTAAAAGCAGGCGCATGGTTTCCTATTGCAGCCAAAAAGAATCTTCGTGCGCAGGAAATTGCGATGGAAAACCGCCTGCCGGTCATTTATCTTGTGGATAGCGCGGGCGTTTATCTGCCTATGCAAGCCGAGGTTTTTGCCGATAAGGAGCACTTTGGAAGGATTTTCAGGAATAATGCGCAAATGTCAGCGATGGGAATTGTCCAGATTTCGGCTATTATGGGCAGTTGCGTGGCCGGCGGGGCTTATCTACCGATCATGTCCGACGAAGCATTCATTGTCGAAGGCACAGGTTCCGTTTATCTGGCGGGTCCTTATCTGGTCAAATCCTCCATAGGCGAAGATGTGGATTCCGAATCATTGGGCGGCGCATCCATGCATTGCGAAATTTCCGGCGTCACCGACAACAAGTTTCCCGATGATAAATCCTGTCTGGACGCTATTAAGCGCCACATTGACAAAATAGGAAGGCCCGCTTCCGCAGGTTTTGACAAAAAACCAACGATGCAACCCAAACGCAATCCAGAAGAAATTTACACATTGCTTCCCACCGACCGGCTCAAACCCTACGACATGCGCCATATTTTGGAATGCATTGTGGACGACTCGGAACTCGCCGAATACAAGCCCGATTACGGCAAAACATTGATCTGTGCTTATACCCGCGTGGATGGCTGGGCTGTGGGAATCGTGGCGAATCAGCGCAAAATGGTGAAATCAGGTAAAGGCGAAATGCAGATGGGCGGCGTGATTTATGGTGAATCGGCTGATAAGGCAGCGCGGTTTATCATGAATTGTAACCAGAAAAAAATCCCGCTCATCTTCTTCCACGACGTAACCGGCTTCATGGTTGGAAGCCGTGCCGAGCAGGGTGGGATCATTAAGGACGGCGCTAAAATGGTAAATGCCGTCGCCAATTCTGTGGTTCCGAAATTCACATTCATCGTAGGGAATTCTTATGGCGCAGGCAATTATGCCATGTGCGGAAAGGCCTATGATCCGCGGCTGATCTTCGCATGGCCCACGGCTCAAATGGCGGTGATGAGCGGCGCAACCGCAGCCAAAACGCTGCTGCAAGTGCAAACAGCAACATTAAAAGCAAAAGGCGAAACCATTACGCCCGAAGCCGAAAAAGCATTGCTCGACGAAATCACAGATCGCTACAACCAGGAATTATCTCCTTATTACGCCGCGGCACGGTTATGGGTCGACGGCATCATTGATCCGGTGGAAACCCGGAAAATTATCTCCATAGGCATTGCAGCCGCAGATCAGGCTCCCATCGAGAAACCTTTTAATGTGGGTGTGATGCAGGTTTAA
- a CDS encoding NAD(P)-dependent oxidoreductase, which produces MSQKIAFIGLGNLGTPIAESLIKAGYELTVWNRTASKADPLVTLGAKVAENAIDAVETGGIVISVLADDSVVEEIFNMELVEKLGKGGIHISMSTISPETSRQMSQIHDWYEATYIAAPIFARPEAVVAGVGNIAISGKAAAKEIAKPILQGFVKGIYDFGEDPGAANVVKLAGNFMIAASLEMMGEAFTMAEKNGISRQSIYEMLTQTLFAAPIFQNYGKFVANNVYEPVAFKLALGLKDINLTLQTASDVHVPMPMADLIRNRFISALAKKRDNLDWSALAQGASDDAGA; this is translated from the coding sequence ATGTCTCAGAAAATAGCATTTATAGGTTTGGGTAACCTGGGAACACCCATTGCAGAAAGTCTCATTAAGGCCGGCTACGAGCTAACCGTTTGGAACAGAACTGCTTCAAAAGCGGATCCATTGGTCACATTAGGGGCGAAAGTCGCCGAAAATGCGATCGACGCCGTTGAAACGGGCGGGATCGTGATTTCGGTGCTTGCAGATGATTCAGTCGTCGAGGAAATTTTCAACATGGAACTGGTCGAAAAGTTGGGAAAAGGCGGTATTCACATTTCCATGAGCACCATATCGCCCGAAACTTCTCGCCAAATGAGCCAGATACACGACTGGTACGAAGCCACTTACATTGCCGCGCCCATTTTTGCCAGGCCGGAAGCAGTAGTAGCAGGAGTAGGCAACATTGCCATTTCCGGCAAAGCCGCAGCGAAGGAAATTGCGAAGCCTATTTTGCAGGGATTCGTAAAAGGCATTTATGATTTTGGAGAAGATCCCGGCGCTGCGAATGTGGTAAAACTGGCCGGAAATTTCATGATCGCGGCGAGTTTGGAAATGATGGGCGAAGCATTTACGATGGCTGAGAAAAACGGGATTTCCCGTCAAAGCATCTACGAAATGCTAACCCAAACATTGTTTGCTGCGCCGATTTTTCAGAATTACGGGAAATTCGTGGCCAACAATGTTTACGAACCGGTTGCATTCAAGCTGGCTTTGGGCCTGAAAGACATTAACCTGACATTACAAACCGCCTCGGACGTGCATGTGCCTATGCCGATGGCGGATCTGATCCGTAACCGTTTTATTTCTGCATTAGCCAAAAAGCGGGATAATCTGGATTGGAGCGCGCTGGCGCAAGGTGCGTCCGATGACGCCGGGGCATAA
- a CDS encoding SGNH/GDSL hydrolase family protein: protein MSGPVIQAQSNEKTSSWKGFVKVEFTFENRNAWYVKPQKAAAGNPWVWRAHFPTWHTEMDSILLSRGFHIAYINTNDMFAHPKAMQVWDAFYDYLVNQNQFAPKVALEGVSRGGLYVYGWAKRNPDKVSCIYAEAPVCDPKSWPGGKGKGPGSEKDWAAWLKLFNLSEEEATKFTDIPLNDLAGLAAFKVPIIHVIGLKDKHVPAEENSDLLVKSYMQLGGPISVYPMTRGEQEMEGHHFPIEHPEFFANFIEQHSLPVQKPLSHKPYIQVNRGLGNAFEKFRKEKKGTVAFLGGSITHNPGWRDKTAQYLQEHFPDTDFTFIAAGIPSLGSTPHAFRFERDVLAKGTPDLLFLESAVNDRGNGFSEKAQVRGLEGILRHLYAVNPNANVVLMAFAEPTKNAEYEKGKEPIEVAVHERIAKHYGTAYINLAREVYDRITAGEFSWKYDFKDLHPSPYGQEVYFQTIKQLIKTDSSAATNAIKLPAPLDKFSYEKGSYHEVAEAKNLKGFTLVPDWKPADKTPTRPGFVNVPMLVGEQPNASLDFEFKGRGIGIAIISGPDAGKITYTIDNNPPKTLETFTPWSYQLHLPWYLMLNDELKSGKHNVHLTIAGDKNEKNTGNACRIVYFLVNE, encoded by the coding sequence ATGTCTGGGCCGGTTATTCAGGCTCAGTCCAATGAAAAGACATCATCCTGGAAGGGATTTGTGAAGGTGGAATTCACTTTTGAAAACAGGAATGCCTGGTATGTGAAACCGCAGAAGGCCGCGGCCGGCAACCCCTGGGTGTGGCGCGCACATTTCCCCACCTGGCACACGGAGATGGATAGTATACTGCTTTCTCGTGGCTTTCACATTGCTTATATCAACACCAACGACATGTTTGCCCATCCCAAAGCCATGCAGGTTTGGGATGCTTTTTATGATTATTTGGTAAACCAAAACCAGTTTGCACCCAAAGTCGCACTCGAAGGCGTAAGCCGGGGAGGCTTGTATGTGTACGGCTGGGCCAAGCGAAATCCTGACAAAGTAAGCTGCATTTATGCCGAAGCGCCCGTTTGCGATCCTAAAAGCTGGCCGGGAGGAAAGGGGAAAGGGCCGGGATCGGAAAAGGATTGGGCTGCATGGCTGAAACTGTTCAACCTTTCGGAAGAGGAAGCTACGAAGTTTACGGACATTCCTTTGAATGATCTGGCAGGTTTGGCGGCTTTCAAAGTGCCTATAATTCATGTTATCGGATTAAAGGACAAGCATGTGCCGGCGGAGGAAAACAGTGATTTATTGGTCAAAAGCTACATGCAGCTCGGTGGCCCGATCAGCGTTTATCCGATGACACGCGGCGAGCAGGAAATGGAAGGGCATCATTTTCCCATCGAGCATCCCGAGTTTTTTGCCAATTTTATTGAGCAGCACAGCCTTCCCGTGCAAAAGCCATTGTCACATAAGCCTTATATTCAGGTGAATAGGGGTTTGGGAAATGCGTTTGAAAAATTCAGAAAAGAGAAAAAGGGCACGGTTGCATTTCTGGGCGGTTCCATCACGCATAACCCTGGCTGGCGCGATAAAACGGCTCAATATCTTCAAGAACATTTTCCGGACACCGACTTTACTTTCATAGCGGCAGGTATTCCGTCACTCGGGAGCACGCCGCACGCGTTCCGCTTCGAGCGCGACGTGCTGGCAAAAGGCACGCCCGATTTGCTTTTCCTGGAATCGGCCGTGAATGACCGGGGCAATGGTTTCAGCGAAAAAGCGCAGGTAAGAGGCTTGGAAGGGATTTTAAGGCATTTATATGCTGTAAATCCGAATGCTAATGTTGTATTAATGGCCTTCGCTGAGCCTACAAAGAATGCGGAATATGAAAAAGGGAAGGAGCCCATAGAAGTGGCTGTTCATGAGCGCATTGCTAAACATTACGGCACAGCTTACATTAATCTCGCCAGGGAAGTCTACGACCGGATCACCGCAGGGGAATTTTCGTGGAAATACGATTTCAAAGACCTCCATCCTTCGCCTTATGGCCAGGAAGTGTATTTCCAAACCATCAAACAACTAATCAAGACCGACAGCAGCGCCGCGACAAACGCCATCAAACTGCCCGCGCCTCTCGACAAATTTTCCTACGAAAAAGGAAGTTACCACGAAGTCGCAGAAGCCAAAAACCTGAAAGGATTCACGCTCGTCCCCGACTGGAAACCCGCAGACAAAACGCCCACCCGCCCCGGCTTCGTGAATGTCCCGATGCTCGTAGGCGAACAACCCAACGCCTCCCTCGACTTTGAATTTAAAGGCCGCGGCATTGGGATAGCCATCATCTCCGGCCCCGACGCCGGAAAAATCACCTACACCATCGACAACAACCCGCCCAAAACCCTCGAAACCTTCACCCCATGGAGCTACCAACTCCACCTGCCCTGGTATCTCATGCTAAACGACGAACTAAAAAGCGGCAAACACAACGTCCACCTCACCATCGCTGGGGATAAGAATGAAAAAAACACAGGAAATGCTTGCCGGATTGTTTATTTTTTAGTGAATGAATGA
- a CDS encoding type II toxin-antitoxin system RelE/ParE family toxin yields MALNVRLSDRARADIEDISTYLAENFSEKAKIDFLIRLTDQLKLISEMPLMFRASITKAGVRECVLNKHTIIYYQATDELVKVLTIRNTKRDNA; encoded by the coding sequence ATGGCATTGAACGTTAGGTTATCTGATCGGGCGAGGGCGGATATAGAAGATATTTCAACTTATCTAGCCGAAAACTTCTCTGAAAAGGCAAAAATTGATTTCCTGATCAGGCTGACCGATCAGCTTAAATTGATCAGTGAAATGCCACTCATGTTTAGAGCTTCCATCACAAAAGCTGGTGTACGGGAATGCGTTTTGAACAAACATACAATCATTTACTATCAGGCTACGGATGAACTTGTTAAGGTGCTAACCATCCGTAATACAAAGAGAGACAACGCTTAG
- a CDS encoding DUF1338 domain-containing protein, producing the protein MSATHRLETLDIVLNGLMRRYKERVPDVGVILNAMVADGVVLSADNIENDHIAFRTMGVANLGVQSFEKIFLHYGYEKRDHYFFEGKKLDAWWYSPPRETDPRIFVSELRVNDLSDESQRIIRSYTDEVTADPVDALDLDNGAEVDAFLHQPLWRTPTVADYNSLLRESEYAAWVIYNRYYLNHFTISVHNLPEGYNTVAAFNEFLEKNGIRLNTSGGKIKISPDGGLLQSATIAEMINAKFANNEHLEISGSYVEFAERKILPQFQNIPPAEITRRHRRDGFEAANADKIFESTYTTQTGK; encoded by the coding sequence ATGAGCGCAACACACAGACTTGAAACATTGGACATCGTACTAAACGGCCTGATGCGCCGCTACAAAGAGCGCGTTCCTGACGTGGGTGTAATCCTGAATGCAATGGTGGCCGATGGCGTTGTCCTCAGCGCAGACAACATTGAAAATGACCACATTGCATTCCGCACGATGGGCGTCGCCAACCTCGGGGTGCAATCATTTGAAAAGATTTTCCTGCATTATGGTTACGAAAAGCGCGATCATTATTTTTTCGAAGGGAAAAAGCTCGATGCATGGTGGTACAGCCCGCCCAGAGAAACTGATCCACGTATTTTTGTGAGTGAACTGCGGGTGAATGACCTGTCCGACGAAAGCCAGCGCATTATAAGAAGTTACACCGATGAAGTTACCGCTGATCCTGTTGACGCATTGGATCTGGACAATGGCGCAGAAGTCGACGCGTTTCTGCATCAGCCTTTGTGGCGCACGCCGACGGTGGCAGATTACAATTCCCTTTTGCGGGAAAGCGAATATGCTGCGTGGGTGATCTACAACCGATATTATCTCAACCACTTCACGATCAGCGTGCATAACCTGCCGGAAGGTTACAACACCGTGGCAGCATTCAATGAGTTTCTGGAAAAGAATGGCATTCGCTTAAACACTTCGGGAGGAAAAATAAAGATCAGCCCAGACGGCGGCCTGCTACAAAGTGCCACCATTGCGGAAATGATCAACGCGAAATTCGCCAACAACGAACACCTGGAAATTTCCGGCTCCTACGTAGAATTCGCTGAAAGAAAAATCCTCCCTCAATTCCAAAACATCCCCCCAGCCGAAATCACCAGAAGACACCGCCGAGACGGCTTCGAAGCCGCCAACGCCGACAAAATTTTCGAAAGCACGTACACAACGCAGACTGGTAAGTGA
- the proC gene encoding pyrroline-5-carboxylate reductase, whose protein sequence is MKIAIIGCGNMGMAFARAFLKFDLVKKEDFLLVEKSEDRMESLNSFQPGVITGIIGPQIGEYDLIILSVKPQDFTSVSASLRDVVKPNQVVLSIMAGVTIEIIQNALDHKAVIRAMPNTPAMLGMGITAYSASPEVDINQLRKIENLINATGRSVFLEDEDQLNAVTALSGSGPAYFFYVVKAMIEAGKQMGFEESVAALLVKQTMLGSFHLINTADKSLDELIKAVASKGGTTEAALRQFEAGKLDETLKNGIIAAQLRSTELSKG, encoded by the coding sequence ATGAAAATTGCAATCATCGGCTGCGGCAATATGGGAATGGCCTTCGCCCGCGCGTTCCTGAAATTTGATCTGGTAAAAAAGGAAGATTTTCTCCTGGTAGAGAAAAGTGAAGACCGCATGGAAAGCCTCAACAGCTTCCAGCCAGGCGTCATTACCGGCATTATTGGTCCGCAGATCGGTGAATATGATCTTATTATTTTATCTGTTAAACCGCAGGATTTCACTTCCGTTTCCGCGTCCCTGCGCGATGTGGTGAAGCCCAATCAGGTTGTGCTTTCTATTATGGCCGGTGTAACCATTGAAATTATACAAAATGCGCTCGACCATAAAGCAGTAATCCGCGCTATGCCCAACACGCCTGCCATGCTTGGAATGGGCATTACAGCCTATTCTGCGTCGCCGGAAGTAGACATTAATCAACTAAGGAAAATCGAAAACCTGATCAATGCGACGGGGCGTTCGGTGTTTTTGGAAGATGAAGACCAATTGAATGCGGTTACGGCATTAAGCGGCAGCGGACCAGCTTATTTCTTCTACGTGGTTAAAGCCATGATTGAAGCAGGCAAGCAAATGGGCTTTGAGGAGTCTGTGGCTGCATTATTGGTAAAACAAACCATGCTGGGATCGTTTCACCTGATCAACACCGCAGATAAATCGCTGGACGAGCTGATCAAAGCCGTCGCCTCCAAAGGCGGCACCACAGAAGCAGCATTGAGGCAATTCGAAGCCGGAAAACTGGACGAGACCTTGAAGAATGGCATCATAGCAGCACAATTAAGGTCAACCGAACTATCGAAAGGCTGA
- a CDS encoding transglutaminase family protein encodes MAIKVAISHKTKYQFDRSVSLSPHIFRLRPAPHSRTAIEGYSLKITPENHFINWQQDPFGNYQARVVFPEKTTELSVEVEVIAKMQVINPFDFFVEEYAEMYPFAYEPTLKKELGPYLEPREASPALMEWVEKAKVNRDIKIVDFLVHLNQQIYNAIHYNIRMEVGVQTCEETLNIKSGSCRDSAWLLVQILRHLGIASRFVSGYLVQLTSDIKSLDGPSGPEEDFTDLHAWTEAYVPGAGWIGLDPTSGLFASEGHIPLCCTPDYASAAPVSGATDICEVTFEFDNKVFRIHEDPRVTKPYTEEQWAAVMQVGHDVEKDLQEGDVRLTMGGEPTFISIDDFESPEWNTAADGPLKRQLAYDLSLRLKKRFAHGGLLHFGQGKWYPGEPFPRWQYALYWRNDGVPMWRNDDLVTKEGQTKYTFREAEIFTTELTKYLGLDTNNITPAYEDPIYWAMEEGKLPVNVDPLKVNLKDSIERRTLAKLLEKGLNNPAGFVLPIKWNEKGQHWSSSAWQFKRNHCFLVPGNSAIGFRLPLKSLPEVAKAHREQPVERSPFEDLPPLIDFKPVVESRYGSVAPPYELPVNAIFEEEGDDKKPLTEKEAEDKLLFELPIIKTALCVEEREGIIYVYLPPTDYLEHYLDLMASIEATAEKLKMPVRIEGYAAPTDARVQKLIVTPDPGVIEVNIHPAKNWQELVDNVSALYEEAFFSRLGTDKFMVDGRHTGTGGGNHVTIGGAKPADSPILRRPDLLRSLLTYWQHHPALSYLFAGPFIGPTSQAPRIDEGRDEKLYEVEIAFEQIPEGEEVPFWMVDRVFRNLLVDITGNTHRSEFCMDKLYSPDSATGQLGILEFRAFDMPPHKHMNLVQTLLVRALIAKFWKNPYKHKLIRWGTELHDRFLLPHFAYLDMVDVVKDLKDAGYNFDISWFDPFFEFRFPHYGGITVDNIQLDLRLGIEPWHVLGEELSNSGTARFVDSSLERLQVKVSGFVEGRHILVCNGCRVPLRSSGIKGEFVSGIRYKAWNPPSALHPTIGADAPLVFDIVDTWNNRILGGCTYFVSHPGGRAFDTYPVNSFEAESRKISLFQGFGHTPSAKQEVPILEKSTGAVSRFIAETKKEMKSDTPIELINPEYPNTLDLRKYWKSK; translated from the coding sequence ATGGCTATAAAAGTTGCTATTTCTCATAAAACCAAATACCAGTTTGACCGGAGCGTTTCCCTTTCACCGCACATTTTCCGACTTCGCCCCGCACCGCATTCCCGGACAGCCATTGAAGGTTATTCATTAAAAATTACCCCCGAAAATCATTTTATCAACTGGCAGCAGGATCCCTTCGGCAATTATCAGGCGCGGGTTGTTTTTCCTGAAAAAACGACTGAATTAAGCGTGGAAGTGGAAGTGATCGCTAAAATGCAGGTGATCAATCCGTTCGATTTTTTTGTGGAAGAATACGCGGAAATGTATCCTTTTGCCTATGAACCGACATTAAAAAAGGAACTTGGCCCTTATCTCGAACCGAGAGAGGCGAGTCCGGCGCTGATGGAATGGGTTGAGAAGGCGAAAGTGAACCGTGATATCAAGATCGTGGATTTTCTGGTGCACCTTAATCAGCAGATTTACAATGCGATACATTATAACATTCGCATGGAAGTGGGCGTCCAGACTTGCGAAGAAACATTGAACATTAAAAGCGGTTCCTGCCGGGATTCGGCGTGGTTACTGGTCCAGATTCTGAGACATTTGGGCATTGCGTCTCGTTTTGTTTCGGGTTATCTGGTGCAGCTGACTTCGGACATTAAGTCATTGGACGGTCCGAGTGGCCCGGAAGAGGATTTTACGGATCTGCACGCGTGGACGGAGGCTTATGTGCCGGGTGCTGGCTGGATTGGCCTCGACCCTACTTCCGGACTGTTCGCCAGCGAAGGCCACATTCCGCTTTGCTGCACGCCCGATTATGCGAGTGCTGCGCCGGTTTCGGGTGCGACGGACATTTGTGAAGTGACTTTTGAATTTGATAATAAAGTTTTCCGGATCCACGAAGATCCGCGAGTTACCAAGCCTTATACAGAGGAACAATGGGCAGCGGTGATGCAGGTGGGTCACGATGTAGAAAAGGATTTGCAGGAAGGTGACGTGCGCCTGACGATGGGCGGCGAGCCAACATTCATTTCGATCGACGATTTCGAATCGCCGGAATGGAACACGGCTGCGGACGGACCATTGAAAAGACAACTGGCCTATGACCTTTCATTAAGGCTTAAAAAACGCTTCGCGCATGGCGGATTGCTGCATTTTGGTCAGGGCAAATGGTATCCCGGCGAGCCTTTTCCAAGATGGCAATATGCGCTTTACTGGCGCAATGACGGCGTTCCGATGTGGCGCAATGATGATCTTGTCACCAAAGAGGGCCAGACCAAATACACATTCCGCGAAGCTGAAATCTTCACAACCGAACTTACAAAATATCTTGGTTTAGACACCAACAACATTACGCCAGCTTACGAGGACCCGATTTACTGGGCGATGGAAGAGGGGAAATTGCCGGTGAATGTGGATCCTTTGAAAGTAAACCTCAAAGACTCTATTGAAAGAAGAACACTGGCAAAATTGCTCGAAAAGGGCCTTAATAACCCAGCTGGCTTTGTTTTACCTATTAAATGGAATGAAAAAGGACAGCATTGGTCGAGCTCAGCCTGGCAATTTAAGCGCAACCATTGTTTCCTTGTGCCCGGAAATTCGGCGATCGGTTTCCGTTTGCCGCTGAAATCCTTGCCCGAAGTTGCCAAAGCGCATCGCGAGCAGCCGGTGGAACGCAGTCCGTTTGAAGATTTGCCGCCGCTGATCGATTTCAAGCCGGTTGTAGAGTCGCGTTATGGGTCGGTGGCGCCTCCTTATGAGCTGCCTGTGAATGCGATTTTTGAAGAGGAGGGGGATGATAAGAAACCATTAACCGAAAAAGAGGCGGAAGATAAGCTTCTTTTTGAGCTTCCGATTATCAAAACGGCGCTTTGCGTTGAGGAACGGGAGGGAATCATTTATGTATATCTGCCTCCGACGGATTATCTCGAACATTATCTGGACTTGATGGCGTCCATAGAAGCCACGGCGGAAAAGCTGAAAATGCCCGTCCGGATCGAAGGTTATGCTGCGCCAACCGATGCACGGGTTCAAAAACTAATTGTTACGCCTGACCCCGGGGTGATAGAAGTGAACATTCACCCGGCCAAAAACTGGCAGGAACTCGTTGATAATGTGAGTGCGCTGTATGAAGAGGCCTTCTTTTCAAGATTAGGCACAGATAAATTTATGGTTGACGGACGCCACACCGGAACCGGCGGCGGTAACCACGTGACCATTGGCGGTGCAAAACCTGCCGACAGCCCCATTCTGCGCCGGCCCGATCTGCTGAGGAGCTTGCTGACTTACTGGCAGCATCACCCTGCATTAAGTTACCTTTTTGCAGGACCATTCATTGGCCCTACAAGCCAGGCGCCGCGCATTGACGAAGGCCGGGACGAGAAGCTTTATGAAGTTGAAATTGCATTTGAACAAATTCCCGAAGGAGAAGAAGTGCCATTCTGGATGGTTGACCGCGTTTTCAGGAACTTGCTGGTGGACATTACGGGCAATACGCACCGTTCGGAATTCTGCATGGATAAGCTTTATTCACCTGATTCCGCAACGGGACAACTCGGGATTCTGGAATTCCGCGCGTTCGATATGCCGCCGCACAAGCATATGAATCTCGTCCAAACATTGCTTGTAAGGGCGTTGATTGCGAAGTTTTGGAAAAACCCTTATAAGCACAAGCTCATCCGTTGGGGAACGGAACTTCACGACCGTTTCCTGCTGCCGCATTTTGCTTACCTGGATATGGTGGATGTGGTAAAGGATTTGAAAGATGCGGGCTATAACTTCGATATTTCCTGGTTTGACCCATTCTTTGAGTTCCGTTTTCCGCATTATGGCGGCATTACAGTGGACAACATTCAGCTCGATCTGCGACTGGGCATCGAGCCCTGGCATGTTTTGGGAGAAGAATTGTCCAACAGCGGCACTGCCCGTTTTGTGGACTCTTCGCTGGAACGCTTGCAGGTGAAAGTGAGCGGATTTGTAGAAGGAAGGCACATTCTGGTTTGCAATGGCTGCCGCGTTCCGCTGCGCAGTTCGGGGATTAAGGGTGAGTTTGTTTCGGGAATTCGATACAAAGCCTGGAACCCGCCATCGGCATTGCACCCGACGATCGGGGCCGATGCGCCGCTCGTTTTTGACATTGTGGATACCTGGAATAACCGTATATTGGGCGGTTGTACTTACTTTGTTTCACATCCGGGAGGCCGTGCTTTTGATACTTATCCGGTGAACAGTTTTGAAGCAGAATCACGTAAAATAAGCTTGTTTCAGGGTTTTGGGCATACGCCATCTGCCAAGCAGGAAGTGCCTATTCTGGAAAAATCGACGGGTGCGGTGTCACGTTTTATTGCTGAGACGAAGAAAGAGATGAAGAGCGACACGCCGATCGAATTAATTAATCCGGAGTATCCGAATACGCTGGATTTACGTAAATACTGGAAATCAAAATAG